A single genomic interval of Sinorhizobium garamanticum harbors:
- a CDS encoding pyridoxal phosphate-dependent aminotransferase: MAFLADALSRVKPSATIAVSQKARELKAKGRDVIGLGAGEPDFDTPDNIKKAAIDAINRGETKYTPVSGIPELREAIAKKFKRENNLDYIAAQTIVGTGGKQILFNAFMATLNAGDEVVIPAPYWVSYPEMVALCGGTPIFVATKQEDNFKLKPEDLEKAITPKTKWFVFNSPSNPSGAAYSHDELKALTDVLMKHPHVWVLTDDMYEHLTYGDFKFATPVEVEPGLYERTLTMNGVSKAYAMTGWRIGYAAGPLQLIKAMDMIQGQQTSGATSIAQWAAVEALNGPQDFIPRNKEIFQGRRDLVVSMLNQAKGISCPTPEGAFYVYPSCAGLIGKTAPSGKVIETDEDFVSELLEAEGVAVVHGSAFGLGPNFRISYATSEELLEEACSRIQRFCAACR, encoded by the coding sequence ATGGCCTTCCTTGCCGATGCCCTTTCCCGTGTAAAGCCTTCCGCCACCATCGCCGTTTCGCAGAAAGCCCGTGAGCTGAAAGCGAAAGGCCGTGATGTCATCGGCCTCGGTGCAGGGGAGCCGGACTTCGACACGCCGGACAACATCAAGAAGGCCGCGATCGATGCGATCAACCGCGGTGAGACGAAGTACACGCCCGTTTCCGGCATCCCGGAACTGCGCGAGGCGATCGCGAAGAAGTTCAAGCGTGAGAACAATCTCGACTACATCGCGGCGCAGACGATCGTCGGCACCGGCGGAAAACAGATTCTTTTCAACGCCTTTATGGCGACGCTGAATGCCGGCGATGAAGTCGTGATTCCGGCGCCTTACTGGGTCTCGTATCCGGAGATGGTGGCGCTGTGCGGCGGCACGCCGATCTTCGTCGCGACCAAGCAGGAAGACAATTTCAAGCTGAAGCCCGAGGACCTCGAAAAGGCCATCACGCCCAAGACCAAGTGGTTCGTCTTCAACTCACCGTCCAACCCTTCCGGTGCTGCCTATTCGCATGACGAGCTGAAGGCGCTGACGGACGTGCTGATGAAGCATCCGCATGTCTGGGTGCTGACCGACGACATGTACGAGCACCTGACCTATGGCGACTTCAAGTTTGCCACGCCGGTCGAGGTCGAGCCCGGCCTTTACGAACGCACGCTGACGATGAACGGCGTCTCCAAGGCCTATGCCATGACCGGCTGGCGCATCGGCTATGCCGCAGGCCCGCTGCAGTTGATCAAAGCGATGGACATGATCCAGGGCCAGCAGACCTCGGGCGCCACCTCCATCGCGCAGTGGGCCGCTGTCGAGGCGCTCAACGGGCCGCAGGATTTCATCCCGCGCAACAAGGAGATCTTCCAGGGCCGCCGCGATCTCGTCGTCTCGATGCTGAACCAGGCCAAGGGCATTTCCTGCCCGACGCCGGAAGGCGCCTTCTACGTCTATCCGTCTTGCGCCGGCCTCATCGGCAAGACCGCGCCGTCGGGCAAGGTCATCGAGACGGACGAGGACTTCGTCTCCGAGCTTCTGGAAGCGGAAGGTGTCGCGGTTGTCCATGGTTCGGCCTTCGGTCTCGGCCCGAACTTCCGCATCTCCTACGCGACTTCGGAAGAACTGCTCGAAGAGGCGTGCAGTCGCATCCAGCGCTTCTGCGCCGCCTGCCGGTAA